One region of Citrus sinensis cultivar Valencia sweet orange chromosome 6, DVS_A1.0, whole genome shotgun sequence genomic DNA includes:
- the LOC107177386 gene encoding uncharacterized protein LOC107177386: MKHLLLMGFKIESMLVVKKTCPFAQHKGSHGSSHNDAMLKWSNLKDPSKHIDKRLNAQSLQPILENRLRLKTSIVATKWLAKQAYAFRGHDESVNSLNRGNFIESIKLLATMNEEINKVVLENAPKNAQYIAPKIQKELLNIIANKVRHKIREEMCDAKFCIIVDEALDESNKEQMAIILRYVDCDGFIQERFFEIVNVDETKALTLKNEICNVLAQYNLLVENLRGQGYDGASNMAGEWNGLQSLFLNDCLYAYYVHYFAHRLQLVLVAVSKEVHEVWLFFSKLSSIINFASASFKRYSELKSTREKEIIDLIALEELETGTGANQVRTLQKAGDTRWSSHFTSVSRFIEMFGATLEVLGKMINDGSSRDMRGEAKTLQTKSLDILNALNYVSSTKRLLQEFQDSGWDDFITSVVSFCEKYDITMLDMSDCYMEDFQLMELNSRFSEQTVELLTLSSALDPVDGFKSFDIDNIFSLAEKFYPHDFTPNEVLALRN, translated from the exons ATGAAGCATTTGTTGTTGATGGGGTTCAAAATTGAAAGTATGTTGGTTGTGAAAAAAACATGTCCTTTTGCTCAACATAAAGGAAGTCATGGTTCTTCTCACAATGATGCCATGTTAAAATGGAGCAATTTAAAGGATCCATCCAAACATATTGATAAGAGATTGAATGCACAATCTTTGCAACCAATTTTGGAGAATAGATTGCGACTTAAAACCTCAATAGTAGCTACTAAGTGGTTAGCAAAACAAGCATATGCTTTTAGAGGTCATGATGAGTCCGTTAATTCTCTTAATCGtggaaattttattgaatcaaTTAAGTTGTTAGCAACAATGAATGAGGAGATTAATAAAGTTGTGTTAGAAAATGCTCCTAAAAATGCCCAATACATAGCACCTAAGATTCAAAAGGAGTTATTGAATATTATTGCTAATAAAGTACGACACAAGATTCGAGAGGAAATGTGTGATGCTAAATTTTGTATCATAGTTGATGAGGCACTAGATGAATCTAACAAAGAACAAATGGCtattattttgagatatgTTGATTGTGATGGTTTTATTCAAGAACGTTTCTTTGAAATTGTGAATGTCGATGAAACAAAGGCATTGACTTTAAAGAATGAGATATGCAATGTGCTTGCTCAGTACAATcttttagttgaaaatttaaGAGGTCAAGGGTATGATGGTGCTAGTAATATGGCGGGTGAATGGAATGGGTTACAATCTTTATTTCTCAATGATTGTCTGTACGCTTATTATGTGCATTATTTTGCTCATCGACTACAACTCGTATTAGTTGCGGTATCTAAAGAAGTGCATGAGGTATGGCTATTTTTTTCGAAGTTGAGTTCTATTATTAACTTTGCTAGTGCTTCTTTTAAGCGTTATTCTGAGTTAAAATCTactagagaaaaagaaattatagatTTGATAGCTTTAGAAGAGCTTGAGACTGGTACAGGGGCTAATCAAGTTAGAACTTTACAAAAGGCTGGAGATACACGTTGGAGCTCACATTTTACTTCAGTTAGTAGGTTTATTGAGATGTTTGGTGCAACTCTTGAAGTTTTaggaaaaatgattaatgatggATCTAGTCGAGATATGCGTGGGGAAGCTAAAA CATTACAGACAAAATCACTGGACATCTTGAATGCTTTGAACTATGTCTCAAGTACAAAAAGACTTTTGCAAGAGTTTCAAGATAGTGGATGGGATGATTTTATTACAAGTGTAGTATCTTTCTgtgaaaaatatgatattactATGCTTGATATGAGTGATTGTTATATGGAAG ATTTTCAATTGATGGAGTTAAATAGTAGATTCTCTGAGCAAACTGTGGAACTCCTCACTTTGAGCTCGGCATTGGATCCAGTTGATGGATTCAAATCATTTGATATAgacaatattttttctcttgctGAGAAATTTTATCCTCATGATTTCACTCCAAATGAGGTGCTTGCTTTGAGAAATTAG
- the LOC107177385 gene encoding uncharacterized protein LOC107177385 produces the protein MGGTQNLQQSMQRSVRRMKETPVMLLLVAFSVALALQPGQSSASEDWSSGSKRILYSGPSRGPPKYESPSPLPPQSLVSKQVLPEEVPKPPFGFERILYSGPYHGPPRYESRSQPPPQSFKPLPEELPKPPSGFERVLFSGPYHGPPRYESRSPPPLQSFKPLPVELPKPPSGFERVLYSGPSRGPPKYESRSPPPPQS, from the coding sequence ATGGGCGGAACACAAAACCTCCAGCAATCAATGCAAAGAAGCGTGAGAAGAATGAAAGAGACTCCTGTGATGTTGTTGCTTGTGGCATTTTCGGTTGCACTGGCTTTACAGCCAGGGCAATCTTCTGCTTCCGAAGATTGGAGTTCTGGTTCTAAAAGAATTCTTTACTCTGGGCCTTCTCGTGGGCCACCAAAATATGAAAGCCCATCCCCACTGCCACCACAATCTTTAGTGTCGAAGCAAGTGCTGCCGGAGGAAGTACCGAAGCCGCCATTTGGGTTCGAACGAATTCTTTATTCTGGGCCTTATCATGGCCCACCAAGATATGAAAGCAGATCACAGCCACCACCACAATCTTTTAAACCGCTGCCTGAGGAACTGCCGAAGCCGCCATCTGGGTTCGAACGAGTTCTTTTTTCTGGACCTTATCATGGCCCACCAAGATACGAAAGCAGATCGCCGCCACCACTACAATCTTTTAAACCGTTGCCTGTGGAATTGCCGAAGCCGCCATCTGGGTTCGAACGAGTTCTTTATTCTGGACCTTCTCGTGGCCCACCGAAATACGAAAGCagatcaccaccaccaccacaaTCTTGA
- the LOC107177387 gene encoding extensin-like: MVNGSMQKSSINQSKGRMRVTVLMLLLVPFSLALTIQPGQSKDWNSHSRRNLYSGPFHGPPKYEIPPPPPLPKRVSALPSKSERILYSGPSHGPPKYEIPPPSPPLPERVLTPPCMSARILDSRPSHWPPNYEIPPSPPVPKGVPAPLSKFERILYSGPYRGPPKYETPPPSPPSLKNLV; the protein is encoded by the coding sequence ATGGTCAATGGTAGTATGCAAAAATCCTCCATAAATCAAAGCAAAGGAAGAATGAGAGTAACTGTTCTGATGTTGTTGCTTGTGCCCTTTTCACTAGCACTGACTATCCAACCAGGGCAATCCAAAGATTGGAATTCCCATTCTAGAAGAAATCTTTATTCGGGGCCTTTTCATGGGCCTCCAAAATACGAAATCCCCCCGCCGCCGCCGTTGCCTAAGAGAGTGTCTGCACTGCCTTCTAAGTCCGAAAGAATTCTTTATTCTGGGCCTTCTCATGGGCCTCCAAAGTACGAAATCCCACCACCATCACCACCGTTGCCTGAGAGAGTGCTTACACCGCCTTGTATGTCTGCAAGAATTCTTGATTCTAGACCTTCTCATTGGCCTCCAAATTACGAAATCCCACCATCGCCACCGGTGCCTAAGGGAGTGCCTGCACCGCTTTCTAAGTTCGAAAGAATTCTCTACTCTGGGCCTTACCGTGGGCCGCCAAAATATGAAACTCCACCACCATCACCACCATCGTTGAAGAATCTTGTGTAG
- the LOC102624229 gene encoding uncharacterized protein LOC102624229, whose translation MKRSMSSPLNDSARHDKENHEDLLTLSLSTGSRVVSSSPLGQTYHHHPITTMPSTPAPQFSQSFFLVTPPPSTLHHQDITANNNSSMASAAVGSSSSRSRNRKSPVQKLRPGKTETIPAPFPWATTRRATVHSLEYLTSHNMNKISGEVQCKRCEQKYEIEYDLHAKFMEVASFISENKYTMHDRAPAIWMNPNLPNCKFCGQSNCVKPILGKKKSINWLFLLLGQMLGCCKLSELKYFCKHTRNHRTGAKDRVLYLTYLSLCKQLDPNGLYD comes from the coding sequence ATGAAGAGATCAATGTCATCCCCTTTGAATGATTCTGCTCGTCATGATAAAGAAAATCATGAAGATTTGCTCACGCTTTCACTCTCCACTGGTTCCAGGGTAGTGTCATCATCACCATTGGGGCAAACTTACCATCATCACCCAATTACCACAATGCCCTCAACGCCTGCTCCTCAATTTTCACAGTCTTTTTTCCTAGTCACTCCGCCTCCATCCACACTCCATCATCAAGATATAACagcaaataataattcatcaatGGCTTCTGCTGCTGTAGGCTCTTCATCATCTCGCTCGCGTAATAGAAAATCCCCAGTTCAAAAACTCAGGCCAGGTAAAACAGAAACAATACCAGCTCCTTTCCCTTGGGCTACAACGCGGCGTGCCACGGTACATAGCCTTGAATATTTAACATCACATAATATGAACAAGATTAGCGGTGAAGTTCAATGCAAGCGTTGTGAGCAGAAGTATGAGATTGAATATGATTTGCACGCAAAGTTCATGGAGGTTGCATCGTTTATTTCGGAGAATAAATACACGATGCACGATCGAGCACCGGCCATTTGGATGAACCCTAATCTTCCGAATTGTAAATTTTGCGGACAAAGCAACTGTGTGAAGCCAATTCTTGGGaagaagaaatcaattaattggttgtttttgcttttagGACAAATGCTTGGATGTTGCAAGCTTTCTGAATTGAAGTACTTTTGCAAGCATACAAGGAATCATAGGACGGGGGCCAAAGATAGAGTTCTTTATCTTACTTATTTAAGCCTATGTAAACAGTTAGATCCTAATGGTCTTTACGATTAA